TTATATTGTGAGGCACTGAATAGAATAATACCCGTCTTACCACTGTTATGCTTTTTCATTGTACTAGAAGGTGCTCCTCACTGTTCCTAATAACAGTAATTGCAAGGATTAAGCTAAAATGCTTTTCTAGGGCACCTCATTAAATTTTCACTAAGCAGAGAAATACTCTTGCATCTAAAAAGCTGCATTTAGGCAATGGTCCAGATAACTGTGCTTACAAAATTTACAGAGCAATGATAGGAAAGACTGATTCCGTAGATGAAAGCTgaattcattgtttatttacacTGTCAACATGGTTATCATCTCCTTTCCGTAACAGAGCTATATAATTCTTAGAAACAGCAGGGGGTTCCTTCTCGAACCCATTACTAAACACAGCTAAAACGTGTAGGTCATCCTTCAGAAGATCTCAACAATCTGTTTTTGTAATTCAACAAACTCTTCATCGTTAAGCACAAATTTCTGAACCATTGCCTTGACCTCGCCCTCAGTGAAGCTTTCAAAgtcttgtctgtttttaaaCGGAAGGTGCCCTGCCAATTCACAGAGGGCTACGTTGAAGGCGGACTCTTCTTTGGCTCCAAAAGAGGCCACTCGCGGCCAGACCAAGACGCGCACCCCGTGTCGCTGCGCCGATGGCACACCGTCGCTGTCGGGAGGGCAGCCTCGGGTGATGAAAACATTGTGCGCAATATTTCTCTCGACGAGAACGTCAGTGACTTTACAGATGTTTGCCACAGTCGCATGCAAATCCCGGCCATCGGTGTAAAACACGAATCCATTCGGGAAACGCAGACGGTACAGACCCTTGTCGGGGGCTATTAATTCGGCGGGGGCCCATTCAATTCTCAACGCGTGGTCCAGGTAATATCCATGAAGGTGTAGATGGTTAACAGACGCAAAGGCACCAAGACTGTTGAAGCCAACTCGGTACCCTGGATCAGCGCTAAGAAAGACAGACTCGATTCCAACCCGGACGGCTCGGGGCGTCAGGATTTGGGGGTGACAGCGCATGGGCTCGGGCACCAGCAGGCAATGCCCGAACTCCAGGGGGCTAACGTTCAGGATTGCCGCACATGCGACCTCAGCCGTGCCGTCTGGTTCAACTTTACGCACGTCAAACAGCAGCTCCTCGGGGTGTATTTTGTTGAAATTGAACAATCTGGGGTCGAAGCTCTGCCGAATGCTTGCGACGTCTTGAGGCTTCCGTCTCTCGGTGCCTCGTTTAATGTTCAGCTGGGCGACATATCCCAGCTCGCCCGGCAGAACCTTGGTCTCCAGATCCCCTAAACGATATCTGAAAAGCCCGCGGCTCATCTTGTCTGCCCAGGTAGACCTCAGGGTCCTGTCGAACCTAGACGCCGCTCGACTAGTGCCTCCACTAGCCGGGCACACCTCAAATACGAAGTCCTCGGGGCCGTAAGTGAAAGTGTGACGGTGAGCCATGTCTGGGCTTCTGAATCCTCGGACCGGAAATCATGGTTTCCTGCTGCCAGCTCTCAACCTACTCCACGTGTCCGCCCTAGTCACGACAcgctctgccccgccccctttaGCACGTCACGCCTGCTGTGATTGGTTAGGAGAAAAGTACTTATTTCTAGTGTACAAGGGTGTTGTAAGTTGATGGAAGgtgttcagaaacaaaatgaataatattcgTGGAAACGACTGCGTAAACGACGTTCAGACGGCATATTCATTTTCTCACACGGAGTAGTCCATCggcaatataaaatatgtaagttAAACCTTAAAAGGCTTGTAAGGGCACAGAATGGTGATAGCAATAAAGAAAGAAGCTGCGTACTAAACTCTTACAATCTTGGTTACGTTTTTAAAGATAACAGGCTGCTAAACAGCAAAGTTCTTTCGTTCACgtagaaagaaagaacatgACAATTTCTACAAGGatgtaaatgcaataaatgtgtCCTCATAAAGGGACTTTGGCCtgatataataataaaagtaatgatACATTTAATATAGAGCTTTCAATTGAATAATTTACTGGAATGCAAAATACAGTACtaaacaaagtgaaaaacaGTGCAAGTAATGGTAGTGAATTAAATATTTGGTCTCTTAACATGTGTGCTGTTCTTCAGAAACACTCCATTGTAGGAAGCTGGTGACTGCAACATTGCCCCAAATACACAACATCTCTGTAAAAAGCCACAATTCATAGTTTTATATCATCCCAAActtaatttagaaataaaatctGCTATTAAATGAAGATTGCTGAGACTGTCAAGCCTCTGCTCTTGCCAAGTCGCACATTCTTATTTTCATTCTTCCACGCGTACAGTGGAACAGCTCTAAAAGACATTTCTAGACTACATCATAAAGTATTGCAAACGTTTTTCTTCGAAGACACGTAGGGAGCTTTGTCTGTAGGGATGACACTTCCAGTTATGGTGCGGACGTCCCATTGGCTTCTGCCTCATAACTCTTGATTAGCCGATACTCCAGAGCCAGGTCTAGGCAGCGCTGGGCTGCTCTGGTAACAGGAGCATAGCTAGCCTCACCCCCTTTAGCCAGCACAGAGAGGATCTCCAGTGCCTCGCTCTCCATTAGCTTCTCTGCCAGGCTCTTCTCCGCCTGTATCAGGTTCAGTGTGATGACCACACCGCGGTGCTGCAGGTCCTGGCTCTCGCTCAGCAGCAGGGCCTGCAGGATCTCCATCCAGTGACTTGTCTGCACACAGGAGAGGACATGGTTGGGGTGtatgaaacttaaaaaaaaaaaaacttaaaaaaaaaaaaaaaaagagagtcaAAAGTCAAAATTTCATTCTGAAAAAGTTATATATATGGAAATCCGTAAAAGGAATCATCCTTCAACATATCTCGACTGGTGTTTTTCCCTTTGACTTTCCCCCCACACTCGGGCCTAATAAAAACTGTAGACCAGATATGCCAGAAACAATGCTGAAACAACTCACTGTACTGGGGATCCGTGTGCACAGCTCAGGCATATCTCCAGTCAGCACTGCCAGAGTTCCTGCCGCAGCCTTCCTCAGTCTCTCGTCATCCTCACCGCTGTACAGTACCAAGAGCTTCAGGCGGTCGCTATCTGTGGCCAGGTAAAGCTTCTGCACCTGTGGGAGCGGAACAACGTGAAACAGCCCATTCCAAAAGAAAGGAGGAAGGGAATTCTTGTGGTAGGTAACCAAAAGGCTTGTGAGTTACATAtgacctttctctctctctaactctagAGCTGGGACGCACCTCAGGGCTTAAGACCAGGTTACACATGCACTCAGTGGCTGCTGCCCGCACAAGGTCATTCTCCTCAAACATGTAGCCCTCCACTTTAGACACAGCTTTCTCCTTAATGATCTTCTGCCTGGAGTCAGAAAACAGGTTTCTAGTTCTCAGTTGACTC
This region of Electrophorus electricus isolate fEleEle1 chromosome 2, fEleEle1.pri, whole genome shotgun sequence genomic DNA includes:
- the gdpgp1 gene encoding GDP-D-glucose phosphorylase 1, with the translated sequence MAHRHTFTYGPEDFVFEVCPASGGTSRAASRFDRTLRSTWADKMSRGLFRYRLGDLETKVLPGELGYVAQLNIKRGTERRKPQDVASIRQSFDPRLFNFNKIHPEELLFDVRKVEPDGTAEVACAAILNVSPLEFGHCLLVPEPMRCHPQILTPRAVRVGIESVFLSADPGYRVGFNSLGAFASVNHLHLHGYYLDHALRIEWAPAELIAPDKGLYRLRFPNGFVFYTDGRDLHATVANICKVTDVLVERNIAHNVFITRGCPPDSDGVPSAQRHGVRVLVWPRVASFGAKEESAFNVALCELAGHLPFKNRQDFESFTEGEVKAMVQKFVLNDEEFVELQKQIVEIF